CCGCGCCTTTGCCGTGTGGATGCACTGGGACGGCGGTCTGCCGAGTTTCACCAGCATCAGACACATCGAGTAAGCGCCCTGCGCGCGATATTTTACGCATCGCCGCCTCATTCACCCATCAACGTCTGTGACGTGGGAGTCCCGTGAGTCAGACCCTGAACGCCTTTAGCCAACGTATCGGCTACGAATTCAACGATACGGCGCTGCTGGAGCTTGCCATGACGCATCGCAGCTACGGCGGTCGCAACAACGAGCGCCTGGAGTTTCTGGGTGACTCGATCGTCAACTTTGTCATCGCCCAGGCGCTTTTCGAGCGGTTTCCCGAGGCCCGGGAAGGCCAGCTTTCCCGGCTTCGGGCGCGGCTGGTAAAAGGCCAGACCCTGGCCGAGCTGGCCCGGGAGATGCGCTTTGGCGAGTGCTTGCGGCTGGGGTCCGGCGAGATGAAAAGCGGCGGCCATCGGCGCGACTCGATCCTCGCCGACGCCGTCGAGGCGGTGATCGGGGCAATTTACCTGGATACCGGCATGGCCGCGGTCAGCGAGCGTATTCTGGCCTGGTTCCACGAGCGGCTGGCCGGCATCTCGCTGCAGGATACGCAAAAGGATCCCAAGACCCGCCTGCAGGAGTTTCTGCAGTCCCGCCAGGCGGCGCTGCCGCACTACGAGGTGGTGACGGTTAAAGGCGAAGCCCACGCCCAGACCTTTACCGTCGAGTGCCACGTCGAGCTGCTTGAACAGCACACGACCGGCAAGGGCGCCAGCCGCCGTCACGCCGAGCAGCAGGCGGCCAGCGACGCCCTTGACCACCTGGAAAAACGTTCCGGAGACAACGCATGACCCAAACCTGTGGATTCGCGGCCATTGTCGGGCGCCCCAACGTGGGCAAGTCCACGCTGATGAACCGCATACTGGGGCAGAAAGTGTCGATCACCTCGCGCCGTCCGCAGACGACGCGACACCAGGTCATGGGCATCAAGACCGAAGGCCAGGCCCAGTGCATCTACGTGGACACGCCGGGCATGCACATCATGTCCCGGGATCGCAACAAGGCCATCAACCGCTTCATGAACCAGGCGGCGGGCCGGGCGCTGCGCGACGTGGACTGCGTAGTGTTCATCATTGATCGCACCCGCTGGAGCGATGAGGACCAGGCCGTGCTCGAGCGTTTGGAGAACGTCACCGCCCCGGTGATTCTGGCGGTCAACAAGGTAGACCGCCTCCAGGACAAGGGCGAGCTTCTGCCCTGGCTCGAGTCCGTGGGCGCCCGGCGCGACTTTGCCGCCATTGTGCCGATCTCGGCCAAGCACGGCACCAACGTGGAAGCGCTGGAAGGCGAGGTGATGTCCCGGCTGCCGGAAAGCGTGCACTATTTCCCCGACGACCAGATTACCGACCGCAGTCTGCGCTTCATGGCCGCGGAGCTCGTGCGCGAAAAGATCACGCGCCAGCTCGGCGACGAGCTGCCGTACCAGATGACCGTGGAAATCGAAGAGTTTCGCGAGGCCGGCAACGTCACCCATATCAGCGCGTTGATTCTGGTTGAGCGCCAGGGACAGAAGGTCATCCTCATCGGCGATCGCGGCGAACGTATCAAGAGCATCGGCCGCGATGCCCGGCTGGATATCGAGCGCGTGCTCGACGGCAAGGTCATGCTCAACCTCTGGGTCAAGATCAAGCGCGGCTGGTCCGACGACAGCCGAGCGCTCAAGAGCCTTGGCTACGATCTGGACTGACGCGCGCCGTGACCCGGCAGATGCCCCCCGAGCCCGCTTTTCTGCTCCACCGCCGGCCGTACCGCGAAACCAGCGCGCTGGTCGATTTGCTCACGCTGCACCACGGCCGAATACGCGCCGTGGCCCGGGGCGTACAGCGCCCCGGCGCCAGGTCCCGCCAGCGCCTGCAGCCGTTTGCTCCGCTGTTCGTGACCTGGCGGGGCGAGCGCGAGCTCAAGCGCCTGATGCTCATGGAAACCCGCGGCCAGGTGGCGCTGCTGGCCGGGGAAGGGCTCTTGTGCGGGTTCTATGCCAACGAGCTGGCGACCCGGCTGCTGCCGCCGGAGATGCCCGCCGCCGACGTCTTCGCGTTCTATACCGCGCTGCTGGAAGCGTTGCCCCGCCCGCCCGAGCGCATGCTGGCGCTGCGCCGCTACGAGTGGTCGCTGCTCGAGGCGCTGGGCGCCACCCCGCGCTTTGCCACCCCGGACGGCGCGGCCCTGGACGGGCAGACGCGCTACGCCTTTGATGCCCCGAGCGGCGCCTTTGTCCCCGCCGACGGCGGTATCGACGGCCGCGCGCTTGGGCTTCTGGCTCGGGGGAGCTGGCACCGGCCGGGGCTTGCCGGCGCGCTGAAGGCGCTGATGCGCCAGGCGCTGGCGCCGCACCTGGGCCATACCGAGCTTCGCTCCCGGCGCCTGCTCCAGGATCTGATTCATCGCCGCCGCGCCCGCGGTAACGGCTAGGGCGCGGCGCTCTCGCCACGTTTTGGAGGCTTTATGCATCCCCCTCGCATCCTGTTGGGTGTCAATATCGATCACGTTGCCACGCTGCGCCAGGCGCGCGGCACGCGCTATCCCGACCCGGTACAGGCCGCGCTGCTGGCCGAGGAGGCCGGCGCCGACGGCATTACCGTTCACCCGCGCGAAGACCGTCGCCATATCCAGCCCCGGGACGTACGCCTGATAGCCCAGGTGCTCAATACCCGGATGAATCTGGAAATGGCGATCACCGAGGAGATGCTGACGCTGGCCGAAGAGGTAGGTCCGGCCCACGTCTGCCTGGTCCCAGAGAAACGCGAAGAGCTGACCACCGAGGGCGGGCTCGACGTCGCCGGCGGGTTTGACGCCTGCGCCGACGCCTGCGCGCGGCTTGGGACCATCGGCAGCGATGTTTCGCTGTTTATCGACCCCGAGCCGGCCCAGATCGACGCCGCGGTGCGCGCCGGCGCCTCCACCGTCGAGCTGCACACCGGCGGCTTTGCCGAGGCGGTACCCGGCAGCGCCGCCGCCAACGCCGAATACCAGCGCCTCACCGCCGCTGCGGTGCACGCCGCCGAGCTGGGCCTGGTCGTCAACGCCGGCCACGGCCTGCACTACCACAACGCCGAGGCCGTGGCGGCGCTTCCCGGCATCAACGAGCTCAATATCGGCCATGCAATTATTGCCCGAGCGCTGTTTGTCGGGCTGAAAGACGCGGTGCGCGAGATGAAGCGCCTGATCATCGCCGGCCAGGAAGCCGGGCTCATGGCCGCGCTGGACGCCCACGACCACGAACACGAGCACGAGCACGAGCACGGCCAGGAGCGCTGAGGTGATTATCGGCATCGGTTCGGACATCGCCCGGGTGCCCCGCTTCGAGGCGGCGCTTGCGCGCCACGGCGAGCGTTTTCCCCGGCGCGTGCTGGGCGACGACGAGTATCGGCGGCTGACGCGCCATGCTTTCCCGGCGGCGTTTCTGGCCAAGCACTTTGCCGCCAAGGAAGCCTTCGTCAAGGCGCTGGGCACCGGCTTTCGCTGGGGGATTCAGTGGCGCGATATCCAGGTGTACAACGACTCGCTGGGCAAGCCGGAGCTCGCTCTGAGCGGCCAGGCAGCGGCGGTGGCGCAAAGGGCCGGCGTGCAGGCAAGCCACCTCACGCTAAGCGACGAGGCCGACTACGCCCTGGCCTTTGTGGTGCTGGAGCGCTGAGCCGCCCGGCAGCGTATCTGTCTCGTCTGCCTTTGCCACGATACAATGCCGGCTAACGATGACAAGAAGGAAGGCACCATGGAATACCCGACCCTGGAAGATACCGTTGGCAACACCCCGCTGGTGCGCCTGAAGCGCATCGGCGCCGGGCGCAACAACACCCTGCTGGCCAAGCTTGAGGGCGACAACCCGGCGGGCTCGGTCAAGGACCGGCCGGCCATGGCCATGCTCGCCGAGGCGCAAAAGCGCGGCGACATTGCCCCCGGCGATACCCTGGTCGAGGCCACCTCGGGCAACACCGGCATTGCGCTGGCCATGGCCGCGGCGATCCTGGGCTACCGCATGGTGCTGGTGATGCCGGAAAGCGCCTCCGAGGAGCGCAAGCACGCCATGGCGGCCTACGGTGCCACGCTGATTTCGGCCAGCAAGGAAGGCGGTATGGAAGAGGCCCGGGATATCGCCGAGGCGATGATCGCCCGGGGCGAAGGCAAGCCTCTGGACCAGTTCGCCAACCCCGATAACCCGCTGTCCCACTACCGCACCACCGGTGCGGAAATCTGGCAGCAGACCGGCGGAGCGGTGACGCACTTCGTCAGCTCCATGGGCACCACCGGTACCATCATGGGCGTGTCGCGCTACCTCAAGGAGCGCAACCCAGACGTGGAAATCGTCGGCCTGCAGCCCGAGGACGGCGCCAGCATCGCCGGCATCCGCCGCTGGCCCGAGGCCTACCTGCCGTCGATCTTCGACGCCTCGCGGGTGGATGCCACCCTGGACATCGGCCAGTTCGAAGCCGAAGAGCACATGCGCCGGCTGGCCCGGGAAGAGGGGATTCTGGCCGGCGTTTCGTCCGGCGGCAGCCTCGCCGGGGCGCTGCGCATCGCCGAACGGGCGGAAAACGCGGTGATCGTGTTCATCGTCTGCGACCGCGGCGATCGCTACCTCTCCACCGGCCTTTACGCCCCGGAGGTGTAGATGGCGATGCTGGGCAAAAAGCGCCCGCCGCGCCGGCAATCCGGCATCTCGGGGCTGGCGCGGGTGCCGCACGGCGAGAAAGCGCCGCCGGAGAGCCAGGCGCCGGAAGCGCAGAGCGACGCCGCGGCGAGCACCGTGACCGTTGAGCGGCTGGCCCACGACGGGCGCGGGGTGGCGCGCTCCGCCGCGGGCAAAACCCTGTTCGTGACTCAGGCGCTACCCGGTGAGCGAGTCGAGGTTGCCGTGCATCGCACCCGCAAGCGCTTTGACGAGGCCCACGTCAAGCGGCGGGCGAACGACTCGCCTCGGCGGGTCACTCCGCCCTGCGCGTATTTTGGCCGCTGCGGCGGCTGCGACTTGCAGCACATGGCCCTGGACGCCCAGCGCGAGCACAAGGTAGCGGCGGTGCGCGAACTGTGTGCTCGCCAGGGGCTCGAGCTGCCCGCCGACATGGAAATGCTCGCCACTCGGGCAGAAGACTACCGCCGCCGGGCGCGGCTGGGGGTCAACGTCGACGGCCAGGGGCGCGTGCTCGTGGGCTTTCGCGCGGCGGGCAGCCAGCGGCTGGTGGATATCGACCGCTGCCACGTGCTGGTGCCTAAGCTTGCCGCGCTGCTGGCACCGCTGCGCGAAGTGATACAGGCGCTGGAGGCGCCGCGTCGGGTGGGCCACGTCGAGCTGGTCGACACCGCCGGCGGCTGCGCGATCACGGTGCGCCAGCCAAGGCCCCACGCCAACGATGCCGAGCGCTGGCGGGCCTTTGCCGACCGGCTCGCCGCGCAGGGAGTGGCGCTCGCTCTGCTAGAGGGCCGCGATGCGCCGCGGCTCGAGTGGCTTGGCGAGCCGCCGGCCCTGGCGGAAACGCTGGCGCTGCCGGGCCTTGCGCCGCTTGAACTGGGGGTGGCGCCGGGGGATTTTCTCCAGGCCAACGCCGCCGTCAACGCGCAGATGGTGGCCCGGGTCATGGAGTGGCTGGCGCCTTCGCCCGGCGAGCGCTACCTCGACCTCTTTGCCGGTATCGGCAACTTCAGCCTCCCCGCCGCGGCGGCCGGCGCCAGCGTCACCGCGGTCGAGGGCCACCCGGCCATGGTCGAGCGCCTGGCAGCCAACGCCCGGCGCAACGGCCTCGACCTGCGCGCTACCCGGGCCGATCTCAACGTCCCGGGCACCGCGGCGGCGCTGCTCGACGAGACCGCCGCCGACGCTCTGATTCTCGACCCGCCCCGAGCCGGGGCCGAAGCTATCTGCCGGACGCTCGCCGACGCCGTTTCGCGCCCCGCGCAGCTGGCCTATGTGTCCTGCGATCCGGCAACGCTTGCCCGGGACGTCGCGCGGCTCACCGCCGGCGGCTATCGCATCGGCCAGGTGGCCGTGGCCGACATGTTTGTGCACACTGCCCATATGGAAACGCTGATGCTGCTGGAGGATATCCGTCAGCCCGGCGCCAGCTAAAGTCGCGGCTGCCGGGCATGAAGGATCGTTTAAGCCGTCCGGGCAGGGCGGCAAGGCAAAGGCAACTACCGGCGCAGGGCCGTCAAGAGCAGACGCTGGCGGCTGGGCCGAAGGATAAGTGAACAACATGGTCAAAGTGCGTGAAGACCAACCGCTGACGACCGACGGCAGGGTAGACCTGCCCCAATGGCTCAGGCGCCTGCAGGAAGACGTGCGCCTTGACGACGCCGAGCGCTTGCGCGAGGCCTGCGAGCTTGCCGACAGGCTGGAACGGGAGGCTCCCGACGCCCCGCGCGGCTTTCTGACGCCGAGCTCGAGCTTTCGCATGGGGCTTGAGATGGCGGATATCCTCGGCGAACTCAAGCTTGACCAGGCAGCGCTTGAGGCCGCCGTGCTTTATCGCTCGGTGCGCGAGCGGCTGATGACGCTGGAGACCGTGGCTAAACGCTTCGGCGACGAGGTGGCAGGGTTGATCGACGGCGTGCTGCAAATGGCCGCCATCAGCCACTCCCAGTCGCCGCACCAGGGCATGAGCCAGCACAACCAGCAGGAAAACCTGCGCAAGATGCTGGTCAACATGGTCGACGACGTGCGCGTGGCGCTGATCAAGATTGCTGAGCGCACCTGCGCGCTGCGCCAGGTGCGCGATGCGCCCCGGGAAAAGTCCCTGGAGGTGGCCAACGAAGTGGCCGAGATCTATGCCCCGCTGGCCCACCGGCTGGGCATCGGCCAGGTCAAGTGGGAGCTGGAGGATCTGGCGTTTCGCTACCGGCACGCCGACGACTACAAGGCCATTGCCAAACAGCTGGCGGAAAAGCGCCTGGATCGCATCCGCTACATCAACGACGTGGTCGAGACCCTGAAGCAGCTGATGGGCGATCAGGGCATTCGCGACTACGACGTCAGCGGCCGGGCCAAGCATATCTATTCCATCTGGCGCAAGATGAAGCGCAAGGGGATCGATTTTTCCCAGGTCAACGACATCCGCGCGGTGCGCATCCTGGTCCCCAACGTGGCCGACTGCTATACCGTGCTGGGCATTGTCCATTCGCGCTGGCACCACGTGCCCGACGAGTTCGACGACTACATCGCCAACCCCAAGCAGAACGGCTATCAGTCGCTTCACACTGCGGTGCTCGGGCCGGAAAACAAGGTGCTGGAGATCCAGATTCGCACCTTTGCCATGCACGACGAAGCCGAGCTTGGCGTCTGCGCCCACTGGCGCTACAAGGGCCACGACTCCCGGGGCAAGAGCCGCGGCTATGAAGAAAAGATCGCCTGGCTGCGCCACGTGCTCGAATGGCAGGAAGAAGTCGGCGACCTGGGCGATCTGCGCGAGGGGCTGGCAAACGACGTGGCGCCCGACCGCATCTACGTGTTCACCCCGGAAGGGCACGTCATCGACCTGCCCAGCGTCTCCACCCCCATCGACTTTGCTTACCGGGTGCACACCGAGGTCGGCCATCGCTGCCGGGGGGCCAAGGTCGACGGGCGTATCGTGCCGCTGACCTACCGGCTCAAGACCAGCCAGCAGGTGGAAATCCTCACTGCCAGCAAGGGCGGCCCCAGCCGCGACTGGCTGAACCCGAATCTGGGCTACGTGCGCACCTCAAGGGCTCGGGCCAAGATCCAGGCCTGGTTCAAGTTTCAGGCGCGCGATCAGAACCTGGCAGAAGGGCGCGCGCTGTTCGAGCGGGAAATGCGCCGCCTGGCGGTGGAGGGCCTTGACCTTTCCCGGCTGGCCGCCGCGGTCAACCGCGCCGGCCCCGAGGACATGTACGCAGCCCTGGGGGCCGGCGATCTGCGCATCGGCCAGGTGCTCAACCAGGCCCAGCACCTGTTCGGCGAAAACGACGACCAGGAAAAGCTCAACCGGCTGCTGGCCAAGCCCCGGCGGCAGCCGAGCCGCAAGGCCCAAAACGACATCACCGTGCTGGGGGTGGGCAACCTCAAGACCCGCATGGCCAACTGCTGCCGCCCGGTGCCCGGCGAGCCCATTGCCGGCTTCATCACCCAGGGGCGCGGGGTGACCGTTCACCGCCAGGACTGCGCCAACCTTCTGCAGCTGCGCGCCGACGATCCCCAGCGCATTATCGAGGCCGAGTGGGGCGAGCGCGAGCAGACCCGCTACCCGGTGACCATCGACATCCAGGCCTGGGATCGCTCCGGCCTGCTGCGCGACGTCACCAACCTTCTGAGCCACGAAAAAGTCAACGTGCTGGCGGTCAATACCGACACCGACCCCGATGAAGGTACCGCGCGGCTGCGCATTACCCTGGAGGTGGACGGCCTGGAAACCCTGGGGCGGCTTTTTTCCCGCATCCAGCAGCTGCAAAACGTCATCGAAGTGCGCCGGCTGCGCAACGCCGCGCCGGCCGGCGTCGAGCACAAGGGAGGTGTGTGATGCGCTACACTGTGGATGACCTGCTGACGCTGATGGCGGTGCTGCGCGACCCGGATCAGGGCTGCCCCTGGGATATCCGTCAGGACTGGGACAGCATCGTGCCGCACACGCTGGAAGAGGCCTACGAGGTGGCCGACGCCATCGAGCGGCGCGCCTACGACGAGCTGCCCGGCGAGCTCGGCGACCTGCTGTTTCAGGTGGTGTACTACGCTCGCTTCGGCGAGGAAGAAGGGCGCTTCGACTTTGCCGACGTGGTCCATGCCCTGACCGCCAAGATGCTGAGGCGCCACCCCCACGTCTTTCCCGACGGCACGCTTGAATCGCGCCGCCCGCCGGGGGCGGATCCGGACGGAGTCGAGCAGCGCCACGTCAAGCAGAACTGGGAGGCGCTCAAGGCCCGGGAGCGCGAGCAGCGCGCCCGGGCGCCGGCCTCGGCGCTGGACGACGTGCCGCGGGCGCTGCCGGCGCTGTCCCGAGCGGCCAAGCTCGGCAAGCGCGCCGCCGGCGCGGGCTTCGACTTTGACGATGTCCGGGGCGTCATGGATAAGGTTCACGAGGAGCTCGCCGAAGTGGAAGAGGCGCTGACCCGGGACGATGGCGAACACGCCGGAGAGAAAGTGGGCGACCTGCTGTTTGCGGTCACCCAGCTGGCACGCCGGCTCAAGGCCGACCCCGAGCAGGCCCTGCGCGCCACCAGCGCCCGGTTTGAAGCCCGCTTTCGCTACGTCGAGCAGCGCCTGGGCGAGGGCGAGCAACGCCTGCACCGGGCGCCGGCCGAGGAGCTCGAGCGCTGCTGGCAGGCGGCCAAGCGTCTCGAATCGCTCAAGCGATAACCATTAGCCGCGATCCGGCTTGCCGGCCGGTTTTTCAGGAGGCCATGACATGAGCCACGACCTGCACGAATCCCTGCGCGACAACGTCCGCATCCTGGGCGATAACCTGGGGCATACCATTGCCGATGACCTGGGGCAGGAGTTTGTCGACAAGATCGAAGCCATTCGCTCCCGGGCCAAGCAGGGACGCCGGCAGGATACGCTCGAGCAGCGCGAGCTGATCGACTACCTGCGCAACTTGCCCGACGACGATCTGCTGCCGGTAACCCGGGCGTTCAACCAGTTTCTCAACCTCTCCAACATTGCCGAGCAGCACTACCGCGCGCGGTTTCGCTACGTGGAGGACTACAAGCCCGGCACCCAGCCCACCCTCGAGGAGCTTTTGCGGCGCGCCCGGGAGTCGGGGCGCTCGCCCCGGGAGCTGGTCAAGGCCCTTGCCGACATGCGCGTGGAGCTGGTGCTCACCGCGCACCCCACGGAAATCATTCGCCGCACCCTGATTCAGAAATACGACGCCATCGACGATTGCCTGGGCGCCATCGAAGGGGCAAACGCCGGCGAAGAGCGCGCCGCCCGGGCCCGGGGGCGGCTGGCCGAGCTCATCAGCCAGGCCTGGCACACCGACGAAATTCGCCACGAGCGCCCCACGCCGGTGGACGAGGCCAAGTGGGGCTTTGCGGTGATCGAAAACTCGCTGTGGCAGGCGGTGCCCGATTTTCACCGCGACCTGGACAACCTGCTGCTGGATACCGCCGGCGAGCGTCTGCCGCTGGACGCCGCGCCGATCCGCTACGCCTCCTGGATGGGCGGCGATCGCGACGGCAACCCCAACGTTACCGCCAGCGTCACCCGGGAGGTGCTGCTGCTGGGCCGCTGGATGGCGGCCGACCTCTACCTGCGCGATCTGGAACAGCTGAAAAACGAGCTTTCCATGTGGAAGGCCAACAGCGCGCTGAAAGCCGAAGTGGGCGAAATGGCCGAGCCCTACCGCGAGCTGGTCAAGCGCATCATCGCGCGGATGGAAGCCACCCGGGACTGGGCCGAGGCGCGACTCGAAGGGCGCAGCTTCGACGGCGGGCCGATCATCGAGACAAGGGATCAGCTCTACGCGCCGCTTTTGTCCTGCTACCGCTCGCTGTGCGACTCGGGGCTTGACACCATCGCCAACGGCGCGCTGCTGGACACCCTGCGCCGGGTGGCGGTGTTCGGCGTCACGCTGACAAAGCTCGACCTGCGCCAGGAGGCCAGCCGTCACGCCCAGGTGCTCGAGGAAATCACCGACGAGCTGGCCCTGGGCCGCTATCAGGACTGGAGCGAAAGCGAACGCCAGGCCTTTCTGCTGGCCGAGCTCAGGTCCAGCCGGCCGCTGATTCCGTTGCGCTGGCAGTGCTCGGCGGAAACCCGCGAGGTGCTGGAAACTTTCCGCGTGGTGGCCGAAGAGCACCCCGAGGCGCTTGGCAGCTACGTCATTTCCATGGCGGCCGAGCCCTCCGACGTGCTCACCGTGGCGCTGCTGCTGCAGGAAGTCGGCGGCCGGGTGACGCTGCCCATCGTGCCGCTGTTTGAAACGCTCAACGACCTGAACCGCGCCGGCGAAGTGATCGACCAGCTGCTGGCGCTGCCGCAGTACCGCGAGCTGATGCCGGGGCGCCAGGAAGTGATGATCGGCTACTCCGATTCGGCCAAGGACGCCGGCCAGCTGGCCGCCGCCTGGGCCCAGTACCGTGCCCAGGAAGCGCTGGTCGATATCTGCCATCGCCATGGCGTCAAGCTGCGGCTGTTCCACGGCCGCGGCGGCGCCGTGGGTCGCGGCGGCGGCCCGGCCCACGCGGCGATTCTCTCTCAGCCGCCGGGCTCGGTGAACGGCAGTCTCAGGGTGACCGAGCAGGGCGAGATGATTCGCTTCAAGTTCGGACAGCCGGATATTGCCCTGCGCTCCATGGAGATCTACGCCTGCGCGGTGCTGGAAGCGACGCTGCTGCCGCCGCCGGCGCCCGAGCCCCGCTGGCGCGAGGAAATGGATCAGCTGGCGCAAACCTCCCACGAGGTTTACGCCAGGGTGGTGCGCGACGACCCCGAGTTCGTGCCGTATTTCCGCGCGGTGACGCCGGAGAACGTGCTTGGCCGGCTGCCGCTGGGCTCGAGGCCCACCAAGCGGCGCCAGGACGGCGGCGTGGAAACCCTGCGGGCGATTCCGTGGATCTTCGCCTGGACCCAGACCCGGCTGATGCTGCCCGCCTGGCTTGGCAGCGAGCAGGCCTTTACCGGGCGTCTGGCCGAGCCCGGCGGATTTGAGGTGCTCAAGGAAATGCGCGACAGCTGGCCGTTTTTCGGCACCTACCTCGACATGCTGGAAATGCTGCTGGCCAAGGCCGACATAGGCATTGCCGCCTATTACGAACATCGGCTGGTGGACGAGCCGTCGCTGAAGACGCTGGGGCGCAAGCTGCGCGAGCGCTTCGAGCGCCTGGAAGACAGCGTGCTGACGCTTTTGGAGCAGGACGAGCTGCTGGAAAAAACGCCGCTGATCCACCAGGCCATCGCCGTGCGCAACCCCTATATCGATCCGCTGCACGGGCTTCAGGCCGAACTTCTGCAGCGCAACCGCGACGCCGACGGCGCGATCAGCGCGGATCTCTCCCGGGCGCTGATGGTAACCATGGCGGGGATTTCTGCCGGCCTGCGCAACACCGGCTAGAAGCCGCCGGCGGCCCCTTCTTTCACCGGTTTCTGAGAGGCAGTCTGCACAATGAGTAGCGTTGATTTTATCGAACACCCCGCCCGCGGCGGCTACCGCATCGGCGAGATTCGGCTCAACGCCGAGCGCTCGTTAAACGCCCTGACGATTGACATGATCGAGGCCATGCTTGGCCGGCTTGAGGCCTGGCAGGACGACCCCGGCCTGGTCGCCGTGGTGCTCGGCGGCGCCGGGGACAAGGCCCTGTGCGCCGGCGCCGACGTGGTGGCGCTGTACCGCGCGATTGTCGCCCCGGACGAGGTGCCCGCCGAGGCGCTTGAGGGAGCGTCGGACTTTGCCGAGCGCTATTTTGCCCGGGAATACCGCCTGGACTATACCCTGCACACCTATGCCAAGCCGGTGATCGTCTGGGGCAGCGGCATCGTCATGGGCGGCGGTATGGGGCTTTTGAGCGGCGGCAGCCACCGCGTGGTAACCGAAACCACAAGGCTTGCCATGCCCGAGGTGACCATCGGGCTTTACCCGGACGTTGCCGCCAGCTGGTTTCTCAACCCCCTGCCCGGCCAGATGGGGCGCTTTCTGGCGCTCACCGGCAGCCGGCTCAACGCCAGGGACGCCCGCCGGCTGGGGTTTGCCGACCGGCTGCTGGCAAGCGACAGCCGGGAGGCGCTGCTTTGGGGGC
This DNA window, taken from Halomonas piscis, encodes the following:
- the acpS gene encoding holo-ACP synthase, translating into MIIGIGSDIARVPRFEAALARHGERFPRRVLGDDEYRRLTRHAFPAAFLAKHFAAKEAFVKALGTGFRWGIQWRDIQVYNDSLGKPELALSGQAAAVAQRAGVQASHLTLSDEADYALAFVVLER
- the era gene encoding GTPase Era codes for the protein MTQTCGFAAIVGRPNVGKSTLMNRILGQKVSITSRRPQTTRHQVMGIKTEGQAQCIYVDTPGMHIMSRDRNKAINRFMNQAAGRALRDVDCVVFIIDRTRWSDEDQAVLERLENVTAPVILAVNKVDRLQDKGELLPWLESVGARRDFAAIVPISAKHGTNVEALEGEVMSRLPESVHYFPDDQITDRSLRFMAAELVREKITRQLGDELPYQMTVEIEEFREAGNVTHISALILVERQGQKVILIGDRGERIKSIGRDARLDIERVLDGKVMLNLWVKIKRGWSDDSRALKSLGYDLD
- the relA gene encoding GTP diphosphokinase, which codes for MVKVREDQPLTTDGRVDLPQWLRRLQEDVRLDDAERLREACELADRLEREAPDAPRGFLTPSSSFRMGLEMADILGELKLDQAALEAAVLYRSVRERLMTLETVAKRFGDEVAGLIDGVLQMAAISHSQSPHQGMSQHNQQENLRKMLVNMVDDVRVALIKIAERTCALRQVRDAPREKSLEVANEVAEIYAPLAHRLGIGQVKWELEDLAFRYRHADDYKAIAKQLAEKRLDRIRYINDVVETLKQLMGDQGIRDYDVSGRAKHIYSIWRKMKRKGIDFSQVNDIRAVRILVPNVADCYTVLGIVHSRWHHVPDEFDDYIANPKQNGYQSLHTAVLGPENKVLEIQIRTFAMHDEAELGVCAHWRYKGHDSRGKSRGYEEKIAWLRHVLEWQEEVGDLGDLREGLANDVAPDRIYVFTPEGHVIDLPSVSTPIDFAYRVHTEVGHRCRGAKVDGRIVPLTYRLKTSQQVEILTASKGGPSRDWLNPNLGYVRTSRARAKIQAWFKFQARDQNLAEGRALFEREMRRLAVEGLDLSRLAAAVNRAGPEDMYAALGAGDLRIGQVLNQAQHLFGENDDQEKLNRLLAKPRRQPSRKAQNDITVLGVGNLKTRMANCCRPVPGEPIAGFITQGRGVTVHRQDCANLLQLRADDPQRIIEAEWGEREQTRYPVTIDIQAWDRSGLLRDVTNLLSHEKVNVLAVNTDTDPDEGTARLRITLEVDGLETLGRLFSRIQQLQNVIEVRRLRNAAPAGVEHKGGV
- the pdxJ gene encoding pyridoxine 5'-phosphate synthase produces the protein MHPPRILLGVNIDHVATLRQARGTRYPDPVQAALLAEEAGADGITVHPREDRRHIQPRDVRLIAQVLNTRMNLEMAITEEMLTLAEEVGPAHVCLVPEKREELTTEGGLDVAGGFDACADACARLGTIGSDVSLFIDPEPAQIDAAVRAGASTVELHTGGFAEAVPGSAAANAEYQRLTAAAVHAAELGLVVNAGHGLHYHNAEAVAALPGINELNIGHAIIARALFVGLKDAVREMKRLIIAGQEAGLMAALDAHDHEHEHEHEHGQER
- the cysM gene encoding cysteine synthase CysM; protein product: MEYPTLEDTVGNTPLVRLKRIGAGRNNTLLAKLEGDNPAGSVKDRPAMAMLAEAQKRGDIAPGDTLVEATSGNTGIALAMAAAILGYRMVLVMPESASEERKHAMAAYGATLISASKEGGMEEARDIAEAMIARGEGKPLDQFANPDNPLSHYRTTGAEIWQQTGGAVTHFVSSMGTTGTIMGVSRYLKERNPDVEIVGLQPEDGASIAGIRRWPEAYLPSIFDASRVDATLDIGQFEAEEHMRRLAREEGILAGVSSGGSLAGALRIAERAENAVIVFIVCDRGDRYLSTGLYAPEV
- the rnc gene encoding ribonuclease III, translating into MSQTLNAFSQRIGYEFNDTALLELAMTHRSYGGRNNERLEFLGDSIVNFVIAQALFERFPEAREGQLSRLRARLVKGQTLAELAREMRFGECLRLGSGEMKSGGHRRDSILADAVEAVIGAIYLDTGMAAVSERILAWFHERLAGISLQDTQKDPKTRLQEFLQSRQAALPHYEVVTVKGEAHAQTFTVECHVELLEQHTTGKGASRRHAEQQAASDALDHLEKRSGDNA
- a CDS encoding TRAM domain-containing protein translates to MAMLGKKRPPRRQSGISGLARVPHGEKAPPESQAPEAQSDAAASTVTVERLAHDGRGVARSAAGKTLFVTQALPGERVEVAVHRTRKRFDEAHVKRRANDSPRRVTPPCAYFGRCGGCDLQHMALDAQREHKVAAVRELCARQGLELPADMEMLATRAEDYRRRARLGVNVDGQGRVLVGFRAAGSQRLVDIDRCHVLVPKLAALLAPLREVIQALEAPRRVGHVELVDTAGGCAITVRQPRPHANDAERWRAFADRLAAQGVALALLEGRDAPRLEWLGEPPALAETLALPGLAPLELGVAPGDFLQANAAVNAQMVARVMEWLAPSPGERYLDLFAGIGNFSLPAAAAGASVTAVEGHPAMVERLAANARRNGLDLRATRADLNVPGTAAALLDETAADALILDPPRAGAEAICRTLADAVSRPAQLAYVSCDPATLARDVARLTAGGYRIGQVAVADMFVHTAHMETLMLLEDIRQPGAS
- the recO gene encoding DNA repair protein RecO; this translates as MPPEPAFLLHRRPYRETSALVDLLTLHHGRIRAVARGVQRPGARSRQRLQPFAPLFVTWRGERELKRLMLMETRGQVALLAGEGLLCGFYANELATRLLPPEMPAADVFAFYTALLEALPRPPERMLALRRYEWSLLEALGATPRFATPDGAALDGQTRYAFDAPSGAFVPADGGIDGRALGLLARGSWHRPGLAGALKALMRQALAPHLGHTELRSRRLLQDLIHRRRARGNG